The following are encoded together in the Spiroplasma apis B31 genome:
- the glpO gene encoding type 2 glycerol-3-phosphate oxidase, whose amino-acid sequence MEKFEYDICIIGAGIIGASVARELSKYKLNIIVLESNPSYAMETSEGNSGLIHGGFDAKTGKLNASLNILGKERYNDWFRELDFSHKNINSLVLAFNDNEVEHLNILYNRGIDNGLNSKEMQIINQNKILEMEPNINKDVKKALLCNSSVVIDPVELTGVLLKNAIRNGVKVKFNSKVTHISKSEDRFEVSFNEETVSAKRVINCAGHYADVISKMAGFDDFTLNTRRGEYLVLEKSVNNNVNNVLFMVPTIHGKGVLVAPTLKGKILVGPTAEENVPKEETRVITPEKEQEIIKIGKQILPNLDIKLTSLRFSGSRPIYLKTDDFYINYASKDKNFINIAGIKSPGISCAPSIADYVINLLKPFLKMEINPNYQPNEKNIFYK is encoded by the coding sequence ATGGAAAAGTTCGAATATGATATTTGTATCATAGGCGCTGGAATAATAGGTGCCTCAGTAGCAAGAGAATTATCGAAATATAAATTAAATATTATTGTCCTTGAGTCAAATCCCAGTTATGCAATGGAGACATCAGAAGGAAATTCTGGTTTAATACATGGTGGTTTCGATGCTAAAACAGGAAAACTAAATGCATCTTTGAATATACTCGGTAAGGAAAGGTATAATGACTGATTTAGAGAGTTGGATTTTAGTCACAAGAATATAAATTCTTTAGTATTAGCTTTCAATGATAATGAGGTAGAACATTTGAATATTTTGTATAACAGAGGGATAGATAATGGTTTAAACTCAAAAGAAATGCAAATCATTAATCAAAATAAAATCTTAGAAATGGAGCCAAATATCAATAAAGATGTGAAAAAAGCTTTATTATGTAATAGTTCAGTGGTAATTGATCCAGTTGAACTAACAGGAGTTTTATTAAAAAACGCCATTAGAAATGGAGTTAAAGTTAAATTTAACAGTAAAGTTACTCATATTTCTAAAAGTGAAGATCGTTTTGAAGTTTCATTTAATGAGGAGACTGTTTCTGCAAAAAGAGTCATTAATTGTGCTGGACACTATGCGGATGTAATCTCTAAGATGGCAGGATTTGATGATTTTACTTTAAATACAAGAAGGGGCGAATATTTGGTTTTAGAGAAGTCTGTGAATAATAATGTGAATAATGTTTTATTTATGGTTCCAACAATTCACGGTAAAGGGGTTCTCGTAGCCCCTACATTGAAGGGAAAAATACTAGTTGGACCAACAGCTGAAGAAAATGTTCCAAAAGAGGAGACAAGAGTGATAACACCAGAGAAGGAACAAGAAATAATAAAAATCGGTAAACAAATATTACCTAATTTAGATATTAAGTTAACTAGTCTTCGCTTTTCTGGATCACGACCTATCTATTTAAAGACAGATGATTTTTATATCAATTACGCATCAAAGGATAAAAACTTTATTAATATCGCAGGTATTAAGAGCCCTGGAATATCTTGTGCTCCGTCAATTGCTGACTATGTAATAAATCTCTTGAAACCATTTCTAAAAATGGAAATAAACCCAAATTATCAACCAAATGAGAAAAACATATTTTATAAATAA
- the glpK gene encoding glycerol kinase GlpK gives MEEYIVTLDEGTTSARTLVVNKKGEIVSSNQKELSQFYPNEGWVEQDPVEIWNTQRTTLIGALNASDISPEQIKAIGITNQRETVIVWDKETGNPIYNAIVWQDRRTDAFCIDLEKTHKEFIKEKTGLVVDAYFSASKVKWILDNVKGAKEKAKNGKLYFGNVNTWLIWRLTGGEAFVTDHTNASRTMLYNINTHDWDDDLLKLFQIPKSMLPTIKSNSEIYGYTFFGLLSKMSDCKIPISSSIGDQQSALFGQICLEPGEIKATYGTGAFILMNTGTSKVESKNGLLTTIAYNIGKNFVYGLEGSVMMAGATLQWLRDELRIIYKTQLSEWYAEQVNDDRQVYFVPSFSGLGSPYWDPYSRGAIFGLDRGVTKEHIIKAGLESIAFQTNDVFDAMAEDSGLEIKNVKVDGGAAKNNYLIKFQSNISETTIIRPKNIETTAMGAAFLSGLAVGFWTSIEEIKSIWATDTKINADTNFNKEKYLRGWKEAISRTRNWLKDTK, from the coding sequence ATGGAAGAATATATTGTAACACTAGACGAGGGGACAACAAGTGCAAGAACACTTGTTGTCAATAAAAAAGGGGAAATTGTTTCCTCAAATCAGAAAGAATTGTCTCAGTTTTATCCAAATGAGGGATGAGTTGAACAAGACCCTGTTGAGATTTGAAATACTCAACGTACAACACTTATAGGAGCCTTAAATGCAAGCGATATAAGTCCAGAACAAATAAAAGCGATTGGAATTACTAACCAAAGAGAAACAGTTATAGTATGAGACAAAGAGACTGGGAATCCTATCTATAATGCAATTGTTTGACAGGATCGAAGAACCGATGCCTTTTGTATTGATTTAGAAAAAACACATAAAGAATTTATTAAGGAAAAAACAGGTTTAGTGGTGGATGCTTATTTCTCAGCTAGTAAAGTGAAATGAATTTTAGATAATGTTAAGGGAGCAAAAGAGAAAGCAAAAAACGGAAAACTTTATTTTGGTAACGTTAATACATGATTGATATGGAGATTAACTGGAGGAGAAGCATTTGTAACAGACCACACTAATGCGTCAAGAACAATGTTATATAACATCAATACTCATGATTGAGACGATGATTTATTAAAATTATTTCAAATTCCAAAATCAATGTTACCCACAATTAAAAGCAATAGTGAAATTTATGGATATACATTTTTTGGCCTACTTTCAAAAATGTCTGATTGTAAAATACCAATTAGCTCTTCTATTGGAGATCAACAATCTGCACTATTTGGGCAAATTTGTTTAGAACCAGGTGAGATAAAAGCTACATATGGAACCGGTGCTTTCATTTTAATGAATACTGGTACTAGTAAAGTTGAGTCAAAAAACGGTCTTTTAACAACTATCGCATATAATATCGGGAAAAACTTTGTTTATGGACTTGAGGGGTCTGTAATGATGGCTGGAGCAACACTACAATGATTAAGAGATGAACTAAGAATTATTTATAAGACACAATTGAGCGAATGATACGCAGAGCAAGTGAATGACGATAGACAAGTTTATTTTGTACCAAGTTTCTCAGGTCTAGGTTCTCCATATTGAGATCCATATTCAAGGGGTGCTATTTTTGGACTTGATAGAGGTGTAACTAAAGAACATATTATAAAAGCAGGTTTAGAATCAATTGCTTTTCAAACCAACGATGTTTTTGATGCTATGGCTGAAGACTCTGGGTTAGAAATCAAAAATGTAAAAGTTGATGGTGGGGCCGCTAAAAATAATTATTTAATAAAATTTCAATCAAATATTAGTGAAACAACCATAATTAGACCTAAAAACATAGAGACAACAGCCATGGGTGCGGCTTTCTTATCTGGATTAGCTGTTGGTTTTTGAACTAGTATTGAGGAAATAAAAAGTATTTGAGCAACAGATACCAAGATTAATGCTGATACTAACTTCAACAAGGAGAAATATCTAAGGGGATGGAAAGAGGCGATTTCAAGAACAAGAAACTGACTTAAGGATACAAAATAA
- a CDS encoding nucleoside 2-deoxyribosyltransferase: MKDNVIYNAGSMFTEAQWNQRKMEGKKLREMFPSFEIHNPVDFDSNQVERPTNTFIFEQDYNGLTDSKFVIFEIDGWDSGTHMEFGLMVEQAINNPNKYLLPIVSDFRVKQGILEGEFPGFGINEMFSGAFHYEKLNKGDVPQMIVCESHEKAREAIKAICDNDTKNFRDRFDIKDIYKKNN; encoded by the coding sequence ATGAAAGATAATGTAATATACAATGCTGGCAGTATGTTTACTGAAGCTCAATGAAATCAAAGAAAGATGGAGGGGAAGAAATTAAGAGAAATGTTTCCTAGTTTTGAAATTCATAATCCTGTTGATTTCGATTCAAATCAAGTAGAAAGACCAACTAATACATTTATTTTTGAACAAGATTATAATGGTCTTACTGATTCTAAATTTGTAATCTTTGAAATAGATGGTTGGGATTCTGGTACTCATATGGAATTTGGTTTAATGGTAGAACAAGCAATAAACAACCCAAATAAGTACCTTTTACCAATAGTTTCTGATTTTAGAGTGAAACAAGGAATACTGGAGGGTGAATTTCCAGGATTTGGCATAAATGAAATGTTTAGTGGTGCATTTCATTATGAAAAACTTAATAAGGGAGATGTACCTCAAATGATAGTTTGCGAGTCTCATGAAAAGGCTAGGGAAGCAATTAAAGCTATATGTGATAATGACACTAAAAACTTTAGGGATAGATTTGATATAAAAGATATTTACAAAAAAAATAACTAA